In a genomic window of Vigna angularis cultivar LongXiaoDou No.4 chromosome 6, ASM1680809v1, whole genome shotgun sequence:
- the LOC108322845 gene encoding uncharacterized protein LOC108322845: MMNKFKKSQVLVLCVLVLLLVITPYLPSSLRPTYLYFIINFLIMALCAEAGLLSVFPRPLEDKKQAASVMASEASSEKREGSNSTPFSEDDEKTASERVVCGRKVEMMQKCPPMGSLFLIEGDEEVMDEEDEAEEEIGGVNGQELFAKAEAFIGNFYKQLKMQSEESWIYQKAF; this comes from the coding sequence ATGATGAACAAGTTCAAGAAATCTCAAGTTCTAGTGCTGTGTGTTCTAGTTCTTCTTCTTGTCATCACACCCTATTTACCTTCCTCACTCAGGCCAACCTACTTGTATTTCATCATAAACTTCCTCATCATGGCACTTTGTGCTGAAGCTGGACTCCTTTCAGTTTTTCCCAGGCCTTTGGAAGATAAAAAGCAAGCTGCTTCTGTGATGGCATCAGAAGCAAGTTCTGAGAAAAGAGAAGGTTCCAATTCCACTCCTTTCTCAGAAGATGATGAAAAAACAGCATCTGAAAGGGTTGTTTGTGGCAGGAAAGTGGAGATGATGCAAAAGTGTCCTCCAATGGGTAGCCTTTTCTTGATAGAAGGTGATGAAGAAGTgatggatgaagaagatgaagcagAAGAGGAGATTGGAGGAGTAAATGGGCAAGAGCTGTTTGCAAAAGCTGAGGCCTTCATTGGGAACTTCTACAAGCAACTGAAGATGCAGAGTGAGGAATCTTGGATTTATCAGAAAGCCTTTTAG